GGCCTCATCCGGGTTGGTGCTGCCCACCAGCTGGCGCAGGTTGGCTATGGCGTTCTCCCTTTCCAGCACGCACAACACGCTGGGATCCGAGGTCATGAACTTCACCAGGGCCTTGTAGAAGTTTTTTTTGCGGTGCATCCGGTAGAACCCCTTGGCCTGGGACTCGGTCATCTTGATCATCTTCATGGCTATGATCTGGAATCCGTCCAGCTCCACCCGGTGCAGTATCTCTCCGATCAGCCCCCGCTCCACCGCATCGGGCTTGATGATCATCAGGGTCCGCTCCGGCGGCCCTTTGGGATGCTGCTGCCCGGTCATTTCTTGGCTTCCTTTCCCAGCTGGAACCCTATCTCCAGAGCTTTCTTATTCTTTTCCTCGGTTCCCTTGGGAATGCGGGAAAGCAAAGATTTTTCCAGGGCCTCCCGGCTGACCACCCCGGTGATCTGGGCGATGGCCGCCAGGGCGATGACGTTGGCGATGATCTCCAGCCCCACCTCCTCGCGGGCCTTCAGGCTCAGGGGCAGGCTGATCACTCCGGGCTTGTCGACATTCTTGACGTACCAGGAATCCACGATGGCCACGGCGTCGGGGTTGAGGTCGCTGCTGTATTTCTCCCAGGCCTCCTGGGTCATGGCCAGCAGGATGTCGATGGCGGTGGCCTTGGGGTAGAAGATCTCCTTGTCGGAGATTATCACCTCGGCCTTGCTGGCCCCGCCCCGGGCCTCCGGGCCGTAGCTCTGGGATTGGACCACGTTCTTGCCGTCATATACCCCGGCGGCCTCGGCCAGAACGATCCCGGCGGTGATCATCCCCTGGCCGCCGGAACCGGAAAGACGTATCTCGTATCTGTTCTTCATTTTATATCCTCTGTTGGGGCGAGGTTACCTCGCCCTTACTTATCTGTTGGGGGCGCGGTCACCGCGCCCTTGCTGGTTCTTCGTCTACTGTTGGGGCACGATGCATCGTGCCCTTACCATTATCATATTATTTCCCCTGGGCCTTGCGGATGATCCGGTCGTAGATCTCGGTATAGGGTATGGTCTCCACGTCGTGGAAGATGCCGGTCACTATCTTTCCGCTTACCTGATCCATGGGTAGTTTTTCAGCAGCCTTGATGTTGATGGTATTGGCCTTCTGCCACTGCAGCATCTTGACCGCACTGCCCTCCTTGTTCAGCCGGCCGTAGAGGGTGGGACAGGGGCTGATGGCCTCCACCAGGGAGAATCCCTTCTTGGTCAGGGCGGTCTCGATCAGTTTTTCCAGCTCCAGGGCGTTGTAGGCCACTCCCCGGGCGGTGAAGGCCGCGCCGGCCGCCTGGGCCAGGGCGCAGGGATCGAAATCGCGCTCGGCCGTGCCGTAGGGCGCGGTGGAGGCCCGCTTGCCGATGGGGGTGGTGGGCGAGTACTGCCCGCCGGTCATCCCGTAGATGTTGTTGTTCATCAGGATCACGGTCAGGTCGGCGTTGCGGCGGCAGGCATGGATGAAATGGTTGCCGCCGATGGCCAGAGCGTCGCCGTCCCCGGTGATCACGATCACATGCAGTTTGGGATTATGCAACTTGACCCCGGTGGCAAAGGCGATGGCCCGGCCGTGAGCGGTGTGCAGGCTGTTGAAATCCACATACACCGGCATTCGGGAGGAACAGCCGATGCCGGAGACCATCACCATCTCGTCCCGGGACCAGCCCAGTTTCTGGACCGCCCGGATGATGGCCCCCTGGACTATGCCATGGCCGCAGCCCGGGCACCAGACATGGGGAAACTTCTTGCCGGGCCGAAGCATTTCATAGGATGGGTGCATTCTCATTTTGTCACCTCCACAATGGCGTTCAGCACTTCGTTGGGGGTCAGCATCTCGCCGTCATAGCGCTGGACCGGAACCACCTTGGTGTGGGTCTGGTTCAGGCGCTGGATCTCGCCCAGCAATTGACCCTGACTGATCTCGGCCACGATCATGGTTTTGACCTTGC
The nucleotide sequence above comes from Candidatus Edwardsbacteria bacterium RifOxyA12_full_54_48. Encoded proteins:
- a CDS encoding nucleoside-diphosphate kinase; this translates as MTGQQHPKGPPERTLMIIKPDAVERGLIGEILHRVELDGFQIIAMKMIKMTESQAKGFYRMHRKKNFYKALVKFMTSDPSVLCVLERENAIANLRQLVGSTNPDEAAFGTIRHDYATATRFNCVHASDSPESAKREVHFFFRESAMVRIHRRIKRIYSMPFARR
- a CDS encoding 2-oxoglutarate ferredoxin oxidoreductase subunit gamma (catalyzes the ferredoxin-dependent oxidative decarboxylation 2-oxoglutarate forming succinyl-CoA), producing the protein MKNRYEIRLSGSGGQGMITAGIVLAEAAGVYDGKNVVQSQSYGPEARGGASKAEVIISDKEIFYPKATAIDILLAMTQEAWEKYSSDLNPDAVAIVDSWYVKNVDKPGVISLPLSLKAREEVGLEIIANVIALAAIAQITGVVSREALEKSLLSRIPKGTEEKNKKALEIGFQLGKEAKK
- a CDS encoding 2-oxoacid:ferredoxin oxidoreductase subunit beta, translated to MHPSYEMLRPGKKFPHVWCPGCGHGIVQGAIIRAVQKLGWSRDEMVMVSGIGCSSRMPVYVDFNSLHTAHGRAIAFATGVKLHNPKLHVIVITGDGDALAIGGNHFIHACRRNADLTVILMNNNIYGMTGGQYSPTTPIGKRASTAPYGTAERDFDPCALAQAAGAAFTARGVAYNALELEKLIETALTKKGFSLVEAISPCPTLYGRLNKEGSAVKMLQWQKANTINIKAAEKLPMDQVSGKIVTGIFHDVETIPYTEIYDRIIRKAQGK